A window of the Egibacter rhizosphaerae genome harbors these coding sequences:
- a CDS encoding GNAT family N-acetyltransferase — MSDLVIRHPDVDELEIVASLTVDAYAEYAAHMSPDAWSAFAHDIANVAGRMSDGEVLVAERAGDLVGSLTRYPNWRGAQEGSSSLRMLAVPPHERGQGVGRALMLRAIELSRAEGKDRVVMTVPPEMTTARDLVTSLGFERESSLDHTPAPGVHAQGYELRL; from the coding sequence TTGAGTGATCTGGTGATCCGCCACCCCGACGTCGACGAGCTCGAGATCGTCGCGTCGCTGACCGTCGATGCGTACGCCGAGTACGCCGCGCACATGTCGCCCGACGCCTGGTCGGCGTTCGCGCACGACATCGCCAACGTGGCCGGGCGCATGTCCGACGGGGAGGTCCTCGTGGCCGAGCGCGCCGGCGACCTGGTCGGCTCGCTGACGCGCTACCCGAACTGGCGCGGCGCACAGGAGGGCTCGTCGTCGCTGCGCATGCTCGCGGTCCCCCCGCACGAACGCGGGCAGGGCGTTGGGCGGGCGCTGATGCTGCGTGCCATCGAGCTGAGCCGCGCCGAGGGCAAGGACCGCGTGGTGATGACGGTCCCGCCGGAGATGACCACCGCGCGCGACCTCGTCACCTCGCTCGGCTTCGAGCGCGAATCCTCGCTCGACCACACCCCCGCGCCCGGCGTCCACGCTCAGGGGTACGAGCTGCGGTTGTGA
- a CDS encoding type III polyketide synthase — protein MTAAITGLANALPPQHDQGALWRDFFADHFGQRRAAERAWAQSGIARRHGVVDPRIEDVSTWGTRARMQRFLAEAMPLGKDALSAALDDAGLAAEELDQLVVVSCTGYATPGLDILLARDLGLAPHAQRLHIGHMGCYAAIPALAAASDAARARAQRVAVLSVELTSLHVQPPDPDIEQVVAHALFADAAAAAVLTPGPGLEIRDFEARTATAHADLMAWDVTDRGFRMRLSPRVPTVLREHVADAVDTLLARHDLDRADVAAWAVHPGGPRIIDVAADRLGLDEGQVAASRHVLAERGNCSSATVLLILEELRDRGELTHDGPVVALAFGPGLTLYAALLHAGGA, from the coding sequence ATGACGGCTGCCATCACGGGCCTGGCCAACGCACTTCCGCCCCAGCACGATCAGGGCGCGCTCTGGCGCGACTTCTTCGCCGACCACTTCGGCCAGCGGCGCGCGGCGGAGCGGGCGTGGGCCCAGTCGGGGATCGCCCGCCGCCATGGCGTGGTGGATCCACGCATCGAGGACGTCTCCACGTGGGGCACCCGGGCGCGCATGCAGCGCTTCCTCGCCGAGGCGATGCCGCTCGGCAAGGACGCGTTGTCGGCGGCGCTGGACGATGCGGGTCTCGCGGCCGAAGAGCTCGACCAGCTCGTCGTGGTCAGCTGCACCGGCTACGCGACGCCCGGACTCGACATCCTCCTCGCGCGCGACCTGGGCCTTGCCCCACACGCGCAACGCCTGCACATCGGGCACATGGGCTGCTACGCCGCGATCCCCGCGCTCGCCGCGGCGAGCGATGCCGCGCGGGCTCGGGCGCAGCGCGTCGCGGTCCTCTCGGTGGAGCTCACCAGCCTGCATGTGCAGCCCCCCGACCCCGACATCGAGCAGGTGGTCGCTCACGCGTTGTTCGCGGACGCCGCAGCCGCGGCCGTGCTCACCCCCGGGCCCGGACTCGAGATCCGCGACTTCGAAGCGCGCACCGCCACCGCGCACGCCGACCTCATGGCGTGGGACGTCACCGACCGCGGCTTCCGCATGCGCTTGTCGCCACGCGTCCCGACGGTGCTGCGCGAGCACGTCGCCGACGCGGTTGACACGCTGCTGGCCCGGCACGACCTCGATCGCGCTGACGTGGCCGCCTGGGCCGTCCACCCCGGCGGCCCCCGCATCATCGACGTCGCCGCCGACCGGTTGGGTCTCGACGAGGGGCAGGTCGCGGCCTCGCGGCACGTGCTCGCCGAGCGGGGCAACTGCTCCAGCGCGACCGTGCTGCTCATCCTCGAGGAGCTACGCGACCGCGGCGAGCTCACGCACGACGGCCCGGTGGTGGCGCTGGCCTTCGGGCCCGGACTCACCCTCTACGCCGCGCTGCTGCACGCCGGCGGCGCCTGA
- a CDS encoding class I SAM-dependent methyltransferase, with amino-acid sequence MAGTRGRGARAGGVPRTPQRPRNDPRQYDDLADEWWRPDGAFAALHWLAAARAAAVPRPREPGALLVDVGCGAGLLAPHLSGRGFRHVGVDLTASALTRARDAGVEVVQGDAARLPLGDAAAEVVVAGEILEHVGDLASTVAECCRILAPGGTLVVDTIAGNPLARLVVGRVQERLPGGPPPRIHDPALFVSPRRLRVLCNAHGVRLRTHALTVHPLDYLRFLVDRRRPVRMRPGGAPLTVYQAIGWRPAESHSYG; translated from the coding sequence ATGGCCGGCACCCGGGGCCGAGGCGCCCGTGCGGGCGGCGTGCCACGCACCCCCCAGCGGCCACGCAACGACCCGCGCCAGTACGACGACCTCGCCGACGAGTGGTGGCGCCCCGACGGCGCGTTCGCCGCGCTGCACTGGCTGGCCGCCGCCCGCGCCGCCGCCGTGCCCCGCCCACGCGAACCGGGCGCCCTGCTCGTCGACGTCGGCTGCGGCGCCGGGCTGCTCGCCCCACACCTGAGCGGGCGCGGGTTCCGCCACGTCGGCGTCGACCTCACCGCCTCCGCGCTCACCCGTGCCCGCGACGCGGGGGTCGAGGTCGTCCAGGGCGACGCCGCCCGTCTGCCCCTCGGCGACGCAGCTGCCGAGGTGGTCGTCGCCGGCGAGATCCTCGAGCACGTCGGCGACCTCGCCTCGACCGTGGCGGAGTGCTGCCGGATCCTCGCGCCGGGTGGGACGCTCGTCGTGGACACCATCGCGGGGAACCCGCTCGCCCGCCTCGTCGTGGGTCGGGTGCAGGAGCGCCTCCCCGGCGGACCTCCCCCACGAATCCATGACCCCGCGCTGTTCGTGTCCCCCCGCCGACTGCGTGTGTTGTGCAACGCCCACGGGGTGCGGCTGCGCACCCACGCGCTGACGGTCCACCCCCTCGACTACCTGCGGTTCCTCGTCGACCGGCGGCGGCCGGTACGGATGCGCCCGGGCGGTGCACCCCTCACCGTCTACCAGGCGATCGGCTGGCGCCCGGCCGAGTCCCACTCATACGGTTGA
- a CDS encoding SDR family NAD(P)-dependent oxidoreductase: protein MAGVEGRVVVVTGAGGGVGRAHALLFAEEGARVVVNDLGADRDGTGRSSEMAESVVAEIRDAGGEAVANADNVAEPEGGQRIVDAAVEAFGRIDVVVNNAGILRDVTFHKMTDEQWDAIQKVHLYGTYHVTRAAWPRFREQAYGRVIVTTSTSGLFGNFGQSNYGAAKMGLVGLINTLALEGAKYNVSANAVAPVAATRMTEDIFSEEMLERLDPRWVSPAVVHLASEDCTDTGIAVVAGGGNYSRVAVMQAPGANFDAIPTVDALAASWDQVTDLTGATVGRNPPD, encoded by the coding sequence ATGGCAGGAGTCGAAGGTCGCGTCGTTGTCGTCACCGGTGCGGGCGGCGGGGTCGGTCGCGCGCACGCCCTCCTGTTCGCCGAGGAAGGCGCTCGCGTCGTCGTCAACGACCTGGGCGCCGATCGCGACGGCACGGGCCGGTCGAGCGAGATGGCCGAGAGCGTCGTCGCCGAGATCCGCGACGCCGGCGGTGAAGCGGTCGCCAACGCCGACAACGTCGCGGAGCCGGAGGGTGGCCAGCGCATCGTCGACGCCGCGGTCGAGGCCTTCGGACGCATCGACGTCGTCGTGAACAACGCGGGCATCCTGCGCGACGTCACCTTTCACAAGATGACCGACGAGCAATGGGACGCGATCCAGAAGGTCCACCTCTACGGGACCTACCACGTCACGCGCGCGGCGTGGCCCCGGTTCCGCGAGCAGGCCTACGGCCGCGTCATCGTCACGACCTCGACGAGCGGGTTGTTCGGCAACTTCGGCCAGTCGAACTACGGCGCGGCGAAGATGGGCCTCGTCGGGCTGATCAACACGCTCGCTCTCGAGGGTGCGAAGTACAACGTCAGCGCCAACGCGGTCGCCCCGGTCGCGGCGACCCGCATGACCGAGGACATCTTCAGCGAGGAGATGCTCGAACGCCTCGACCCGCGCTGGGTCTCGCCCGCGGTCGTGCACCTCGCCAGCGAGGACTGCACCGACACCGGCATCGCCGTCGTCGCGGGCGGGGGCAACTACTCACGGGTCGCGGTCATGCAGGCCCCGGGCGCGAACTTCGACGCCATCCCCACCGTGGACGCGCTCGCGGCGTCATGGGACCAGGTCACCGACCTCACGGGCGCGACCGTCGGCCGCAACCCGCCGGACTGA
- a CDS encoding helix-turn-helix domain-containing protein, with protein sequence MSEEIRWMSTAEAARSLGITPRTLYRLIDEGQIPAYKFGRVIRLKEHDVNEFIEASRIQPGSLEHLYPDAKTPAGS encoded by the coding sequence ATGTCAGAAGAGATCCGCTGGATGAGTACCGCCGAAGCGGCCCGCAGTCTCGGGATCACCCCGCGGACGCTGTATCGGCTCATCGACGAAGGGCAGATCCCCGCCTACAAGTTCGGGCGAGTGATCCGCCTCAAGGAACACGACGTGAACGAGTTCATCGAGGCCAGCCGGATCCAGCCCGGTTCCCTCGAGCACCTCTACCCGGACGCGAAGACCCCCGCCGGGAGCTAG
- a CDS encoding SAF domain-containing protein — MGSVTTGLDRQSTADEVSRAGTKAARPLRRRRGLPGGRAVVGGFLVAGSAVGLFAAYLDATRGPVTQWAVAARDVAPGQELTTQDLGTVPIDLPEVLRSRSFSDAEALVGTIASAPLSEGELVQASHVVPADELVGRDELSFPVAADRAVAGSLEPGERIDVLVTSDDETEAVVRDVLLTGVGGAEGAVAGVGDELVVTVALDTPAETLAVTHAAGTGDITLVRATARELPDEVPARFAPDEGGFLPDARSQPELDEGPDEGPDGEEG, encoded by the coding sequence GTGGGAAGTGTCACCACAGGGCTCGACCGGCAGTCCACGGCGGACGAGGTCTCACGGGCGGGCACAAAGGCGGCCCGCCCACTGCGGCGGCGACGTGGCCTGCCCGGTGGCCGCGCCGTCGTCGGCGGGTTCCTCGTCGCCGGGTCGGCGGTCGGGCTGTTCGCCGCGTATCTGGATGCCACCCGCGGTCCCGTGACGCAGTGGGCGGTGGCCGCCCGAGACGTCGCGCCCGGCCAGGAGCTCACCACCCAGGATCTCGGGACCGTCCCGATCGACTTGCCCGAGGTGCTGCGATCCCGGTCCTTCAGCGACGCCGAGGCGCTCGTGGGCACGATCGCGAGCGCACCGTTGTCCGAGGGCGAGCTCGTCCAGGCCAGCCACGTGGTGCCGGCCGACGAGCTCGTGGGACGGGATGAGCTCTCGTTCCCGGTCGCCGCGGATCGGGCGGTCGCCGGGTCGCTGGAGCCGGGGGAGCGCATCGACGTCCTCGTGACCTCCGATGACGAGACCGAAGCCGTCGTGCGCGATGTCCTGTTGACGGGGGTCGGCGGGGCGGAGGGAGCCGTGGCGGGCGTGGGCGACGAACTCGTCGTGACGGTCGCGCTCGACACACCCGCCGAGACGCTCGCGGTGACGCACGCGGCGGGCACGGGCGACATCACCCTCGTGCGCGCGACGGCGCGGGAGCTGCCCGACGAGGTGCCCGCGCGGTTCGCCCCCGACGAGGGTGGCTTCCTGCCGGATGCGCGGTCACAACCCGAGCTGGACGAGGGCCCGGACGAGGGCCCGGACGGGGAGGAGGGCTAG
- a CDS encoding AAA family ATPase → MGERFVLLGLGQPRAEWFRTVAAWATSGALPAEFLKCVSAEELRAHLSSSRIFSAALLDAGLPATDRELIGAVRDAGAVPIVVEAPGVQRDWSALGAVAVLPAQLEREDLLDTLGAHAPRVSTGEALPREPSADDGPPREEPAPVVTVCGPGGTGASTAAIALAQGLASEQDARRPVLLADLCLRAEQAMLHDARDVVPGVQELVEVHRGNRPTPGEVHAQTFRVVERGYHLLLGLRRPRYWSALRPRSFSAAFASLRQAFGTVVCDVTADFEGEADGGSMDVEERNLMSRTALGEASVVLAVGGPDMKGLHGLARLLAELREAGADDERVVPVINRAPRQGRRRAALAGALQELVPSDVRSAPVLLPRRRVDEALRDGVPLPGPLPDHLRGAFRATLERAGAGAREAAGPEPVVPGSLGAFAADVAIPGEEATP, encoded by the coding sequence ATGGGCGAGCGGTTCGTCCTGCTGGGTCTCGGGCAGCCCCGCGCGGAATGGTTCCGCACGGTGGCGGCGTGGGCCACCTCCGGCGCGCTGCCCGCGGAGTTCCTCAAGTGCGTCTCGGCCGAGGAGCTGCGCGCGCACCTGTCGAGCAGCCGGATCTTCAGCGCCGCCCTGCTCGATGCCGGGCTGCCGGCCACCGACCGCGAGCTGATCGGCGCGGTGCGCGATGCGGGCGCGGTGCCGATCGTGGTCGAGGCCCCCGGGGTCCAACGTGACTGGTCGGCGCTCGGGGCGGTCGCGGTCCTACCGGCACAGCTCGAGCGTGAGGACCTGCTCGACACCCTCGGCGCCCACGCGCCGCGCGTCAGCACGGGCGAGGCCCTGCCGCGTGAGCCCAGCGCCGACGACGGGCCGCCCCGCGAGGAGCCCGCTCCGGTCGTCACCGTCTGTGGACCGGGCGGCACCGGCGCATCGACGGCGGCGATCGCGCTCGCCCAAGGGCTCGCCTCCGAGCAGGATGCGCGGCGGCCGGTGCTGCTGGCGGACCTGTGCTTGCGCGCCGAGCAGGCGATGCTGCATGACGCCCGGGACGTGGTGCCCGGCGTCCAGGAGCTGGTCGAGGTGCATCGCGGTAACCGGCCCACCCCCGGCGAGGTCCACGCGCAAACGTTCCGCGTCGTGGAGCGCGGCTACCACCTGCTCCTGGGGTTGCGGCGACCGCGGTACTGGTCGGCGCTGCGTCCACGCTCGTTCTCGGCGGCCTTCGCTTCCTTGCGCCAGGCGTTCGGCACCGTCGTGTGCGACGTCACCGCGGACTTCGAGGGCGAGGCCGATGGCGGTTCCATGGACGTCGAGGAGCGCAACCTGATGAGCCGTACCGCCTTGGGGGAGGCGTCTGTGGTCCTGGCGGTCGGCGGCCCCGACATGAAGGGCCTGCACGGGCTCGCGCGCCTGCTCGCCGAGCTGCGCGAGGCGGGTGCCGACGACGAACGGGTCGTGCCGGTGATCAACCGGGCCCCCCGGCAAGGCCGGAGGCGCGCGGCCCTCGCGGGAGCGCTACAGGAACTCGTCCCTTCCGATGTGCGGTCGGCGCCGGTGCTGTTGCCGCGGCGGCGGGTCGACGAGGCCTTGCGTGACGGCGTGCCGCTGCCCGGGCCGCTGCCCGACCACCTGCGAGGGGCGTTCCGGGCGACCCTCGAGCGCGCTGGAGCAGGTGCCCGAGAGGCCGCTGGTCCCGAGCCGGTCGTGCCCGGCTCGCTGGGGGCGTTCGCGGCCGATGTCGCGATCCCCGGCGAGGAAGCGACGCCGTGA
- a CDS encoding CpaF family protein: protein MTSAPSQSPLAEVERRVQDRAKELDLDLAGDTAERQLARLIDEEVARWSDDYKRGLRPYDLADAELVRERAWRNLAGYGPLEPLLADEDVWEVMINAPDQVFVKRHRGVSGYHEEVFHDDEHVVRTLTKILDDATQSHRKLDPAEGLQDAQLDTGARLHIVHRDVGRDGHLLVNIRKFTGVAFRHLGELVDRDMLSSAAARFLRACARARLSTVFAGAPGAGKTTLLSCTAAELDPSLRVVVAEEVFEADVPLPNVASMQTRAARPDRAEVDLRRLVAGFLRMAPDVAIVGEVRDREALPLLLTLSSGVKGFTTIHAGSARQALTRLRFIAQLADTSSELPLSALNSLVSEAIDIVVHSARRRGEVKVTEILAVEDLQAGAQATNFTVTPLFTRERWDGALVWSGELPSRAVFALEEAGHDPRELLEHGARVAGRGPAP, encoded by the coding sequence ATGACCTCGGCACCGTCGCAATCGCCGCTGGCGGAGGTCGAGCGGCGCGTGCAGGACCGCGCGAAGGAGCTCGACCTCGACCTGGCCGGTGACACCGCCGAGCGCCAGCTCGCGCGGCTGATCGACGAGGAGGTCGCTCGCTGGAGCGACGACTACAAGCGGGGGCTGCGTCCGTACGACCTCGCCGATGCCGAGCTGGTGCGTGAGCGGGCATGGCGCAACCTCGCGGGCTACGGCCCTTTGGAGCCGCTGCTGGCCGACGAGGACGTGTGGGAGGTGATGATCAACGCGCCCGACCAGGTCTTCGTGAAGCGCCACCGTGGGGTCTCGGGCTATCACGAGGAGGTGTTCCACGACGACGAGCACGTGGTGCGAACCCTGACAAAGATCCTCGACGACGCGACCCAGTCCCACCGAAAGCTCGACCCTGCCGAGGGGCTGCAGGACGCCCAGCTCGACACCGGCGCACGGCTGCACATCGTGCACCGCGATGTGGGACGGGACGGGCACCTGCTCGTCAACATCCGCAAGTTCACCGGGGTCGCGTTCCGGCATCTCGGCGAGCTCGTGGACCGCGACATGCTCTCCTCGGCCGCGGCACGGTTCCTGCGCGCGTGCGCTCGGGCCCGGCTTTCGACGGTGTTCGCCGGAGCGCCGGGCGCCGGCAAGACGACCTTGCTGTCGTGCACGGCCGCGGAGCTGGATCCGAGCCTGCGGGTCGTGGTCGCCGAGGAGGTCTTCGAAGCCGACGTTCCCCTGCCCAACGTGGCCTCCATGCAGACGCGCGCGGCGCGTCCGGACCGGGCCGAGGTCGACCTGCGGCGTCTCGTTGCCGGGTTCCTCCGCATGGCCCCCGATGTCGCGATCGTCGGGGAGGTGAGGGATCGGGAGGCACTGCCCCTGCTGCTCACGCTGTCGTCGGGGGTCAAGGGCTTCACGACCATCCACGCGGGCTCGGCTCGACAGGCGCTCACGCGGCTGCGGTTCATCGCCCAGCTCGCCGACACCTCGAGCGAGCTGCCGCTCTCCGCATTGAACAGCCTCGTGAGCGAGGCGATCGACATCGTCGTCCATTCCGCCCGGCGTCGCGGGGAGGTGAAGGTGACCGAGATCCTGGCCGTGGAGGACCTGCAGGCGGGAGCCCAGGCGACGAACTTCACCGTGACGCCGCTCTTCACACGCGAACGATGGGACGGGGCGCTCGTGTGGAGCGGCGAACTGCCGTCGCGGGCGGTGTTCGCGCTCGAGGAGGCCGGTCACGACCCTCGTGAGCTGCTCGAACACGGCGCACGGGTGGCAGGCCGGGGACCCGCGCCATGA
- a CDS encoding type II secretion system F family protein, whose amino-acid sequence MIGLGLALLGAYGVFLLFTAVAFGWRGVGLGPGVATRVPRRRHVHDYLVQAGLEGVRPIELGAVMAVLAVLGGLIGFLLFPGYLVPVAVALLASVVPVLSARARREARLEAARDAWPRLIEEIRLQATTMGKSIPNALLTVGLSGPEQLRPSFEAAHREWLISTDFPRTVAVLKARLADPTADVVCETLLVAHEVGGTDLDARLTALAEDRTQDLQGRKDARAKQAGARFARWFVLVVPVGMALAGLSIGEGREAYATPTGQLWVLAGIALIAVCWLWAGRIMRLPAEGRVFHA is encoded by the coding sequence ATGATCGGTCTTGGGCTTGCTCTGCTGGGGGCCTACGGGGTGTTCCTGCTCTTCACCGCCGTCGCGTTCGGGTGGCGGGGCGTCGGACTCGGCCCGGGCGTGGCCACCCGCGTTCCACGCCGGCGACACGTGCACGACTACCTGGTGCAGGCCGGGCTGGAGGGGGTGCGACCGATCGAGCTCGGCGCCGTCATGGCCGTTCTGGCGGTCCTCGGAGGACTGATCGGCTTCCTGCTGTTCCCCGGCTACCTGGTCCCCGTCGCCGTTGCCCTTCTCGCCAGCGTCGTGCCGGTGCTGTCCGCGCGGGCACGACGGGAGGCGCGGCTCGAGGCGGCCCGGGACGCGTGGCCGCGGCTGATCGAGGAGATCCGCCTGCAGGCCACCACGATGGGCAAGTCGATCCCGAACGCCCTGCTCACCGTGGGCCTCTCCGGTCCCGAGCAGCTGCGGCCCTCGTTCGAGGCGGCCCACCGGGAGTGGCTGATCTCCACGGACTTCCCGCGCACCGTCGCGGTCCTGAAGGCGCGGCTCGCCGATCCCACGGCGGACGTCGTCTGCGAGACGCTGCTCGTCGCGCACGAGGTCGGCGGGACCGATCTGGATGCGCGGCTCACCGCCCTCGCCGAGGATCGCACGCAGGACCTCCAGGGACGCAAGGACGCACGGGCCAAGCAGGCGGGTGCACGGTTCGCGCGTTGGTTCGTGCTGGTCGTGCCGGTCGGCATGGCCCTCGCGGGTTTGTCGATCGGGGAGGGTCGCGAGGCCTACGCAACCCCGACCGGTCAGCTGTGGGTCCTGGCGGGGATCGCGCTCATCGCGGTGTGCTGGCTGTGGGCGGGCCGGATCATGCGCCTCCCGGCGGAAGGGCGGGTGTTCCACGCATGA
- a CDS encoding type II secretion system F family protein, with amino-acid sequence MIELLVAAGLAMWAGATLLLSHCRWFARSPLDARLRPYSALGAGREPRAGLLSFESFREIIAPLSRTVGERLARVMGVTEDLALRLQRIHSPLDPTAFRVRQIGAAVAAVGVAVLLVIALEPLRGPLAGVPLLAGPLLAFLVMEQRVATASSRWQRRIYLELPVVAEQLAMLLSSGYSLGAAVHRVAVRGNGAVATDLRRVAARMRQGLSEVEALREWAAIAQVEAVDRLMPVLAMNREASDLGRLLADEARAIRKAVQRESIERMERKGQQVWIPVTVATLVPGMIFMLIPFLAAVELFAG; translated from the coding sequence ATGATCGAGCTCCTGGTCGCCGCGGGTCTCGCCATGTGGGCGGGCGCGACGCTCCTACTCAGCCACTGTCGGTGGTTCGCGCGGTCGCCCCTGGACGCGCGTCTCCGTCCCTATTCGGCTCTCGGCGCGGGAAGGGAACCCAGGGCGGGCCTCCTGTCCTTCGAGTCGTTCCGCGAGATCATCGCCCCGCTGTCGCGGACCGTTGGTGAACGCCTCGCGCGCGTGATGGGCGTCACCGAGGACCTGGCGCTGCGCCTGCAACGCATCCACTCGCCGCTCGATCCGACCGCCTTTCGGGTCCGGCAGATCGGGGCGGCCGTGGCCGCCGTCGGTGTGGCGGTCCTGCTCGTCATCGCGCTCGAGCCCCTTCGGGGGCCGTTGGCGGGGGTCCCATTGCTCGCCGGCCCCCTACTGGCCTTCCTGGTGATGGAGCAGCGGGTGGCGACGGCGAGCTCGCGTTGGCAGCGCCGGATCTACCTCGAACTACCCGTCGTTGCCGAACAGCTGGCGATGCTGTTGTCGAGCGGGTACTCGCTCGGCGCCGCCGTCCACCGCGTCGCGGTGCGTGGCAACGGGGCCGTCGCGACCGACCTTCGACGGGTCGCGGCGCGCATGCGGCAAGGCCTCTCCGAGGTCGAGGCCCTGCGGGAGTGGGCGGCGATCGCGCAGGTCGAGGCCGTCGACCGCCTCATGCCGGTCCTCGCGATGAACCGGGAGGCCAGCGACCTGGGGCGCCTGCTCGCCGACGAGGCCCGGGCCATCCGCAAAGCCGTGCAGCGGGAGAGCATCGAACGCATGGAGCGCAAGGGTCAACAGGTGTGGATCCCGGTGACGGTCGCGACCCTCGTACCCGGGATGATCTTCATGCTCATCCCGTTCCTGGCAGCGGTCGAGCTGTTCGCGGGATGA
- a CDS encoding serine/threonine-protein kinase — translation MNEQPPERTSSGDGPTDCSHGPRANQQRPDVPGYELLDRLGNGDAGSVWRARRHDASGPFVGIKYVPGPSEELHRETALLRGLDHPHIIGILDTADTGNGVALVMRFAEGGSLADRLGSHGPLSWPEAIEVIAPVAEALSAAHRRGVLHGHVKPANVLLTERDEPLLADFGRAGTDEAADSAGTPGPSDPAVEAGTAPSRASDVRSLGALAYETIAGQRPLPGPGGVPRLDMVVQDVPPAIADTIDEALTVGPDDCLDPAALAARLRAARPGATAVGRVPTAPTTEGPGTTAAPPLRRGSAAAVVRDARAPGPGALDRARAFRPRPLVARGRARRGPRVRWSVVIALAAALLVGPVAVAVSWPTDERAPTGVEGGGADEREGSVEPDEPADEAGSLEPDAAGGIDEDPGPAGPGAGHGTCPRPPTGEASTSLAADVTGDGCDERVLWDGERLEVRSAEDAWTFELSAPDQDLLVGDWNCDGSATPGLYAPATGRILLFDRWPAADEQAQPARTREAGVIHGAPRVSTDSQGCDRIEVSRRRPS, via the coding sequence ATGAACGAGCAACCCCCCGAGCGGACCTCGAGCGGCGATGGCCCGACCGACTGTTCCCACGGCCCACGGGCTAACCAGCAACGGCCCGACGTCCCGGGCTACGAGCTGCTGGATCGACTCGGGAACGGCGACGCCGGCAGCGTCTGGCGAGCCCGCCGGCACGACGCGTCGGGGCCGTTCGTCGGCATCAAGTACGTGCCCGGCCCGAGCGAGGAGCTCCACCGCGAGACGGCCCTTCTCAGAGGGCTGGACCACCCGCACATCATCGGCATCCTCGACACCGCCGATACAGGGAACGGCGTCGCGCTCGTCATGCGGTTCGCGGAGGGTGGGAGCCTCGCGGACCGGCTCGGATCGCACGGACCGCTCTCGTGGCCGGAGGCGATCGAGGTCATCGCCCCGGTCGCTGAGGCGCTCTCCGCAGCTCACCGCCGTGGGGTCCTGCACGGGCACGTGAAACCGGCCAACGTCCTGCTGACCGAGCGCGATGAGCCCCTGCTGGCCGACTTCGGGAGGGCGGGCACGGATGAGGCCGCCGACTCGGCCGGAACTCCCGGTCCCTCCGACCCGGCGGTGGAGGCCGGTACGGCGCCGAGCCGTGCCAGCGACGTCCGGTCCCTCGGGGCCCTGGCGTACGAGACGATCGCTGGCCAACGTCCGCTGCCGGGGCCCGGCGGCGTTCCCCGGCTGGACATGGTGGTCCAGGACGTCCCACCGGCGATCGCCGACACGATCGACGAAGCCCTGACGGTCGGCCCCGACGACTGCCTCGACCCTGCCGCTCTCGCCGCACGCCTGCGGGCAGCCCGTCCGGGCGCGACGGCCGTCGGACGCGTACCGACAGCCCCCACGACGGAGGGGCCCGGCACCACGGCTGCACCCCCGCTACGTCGCGGGTCGGCCGCAGCGGTCGTACGCGACGCTCGCGCCCCCGGCCCGGGCGCCCTCGACCGCGCCCGTGCGTTCCGCCCGCGGCCGCTCGTCGCGCGGGGGCGCGCCCGTCGGGGGCCGCGGGTCCGGTGGTCCGTCGTGATCGCCCTGGCCGCGGCCCTGCTCGTCGGGCCCGTCGCGGTCGCGGTCTCCTGGCCGACCGACGAGCGAGCGCCCACGGGCGTCGAGGGCGGCGGCGCGGACGAGCGCGAGGGGAGCGTCGAGCCCGACGAGCCCGCTGACGAGGCGGGGAGCCTCGAGCCCGACGCCGCTGGCGGGATCGACGAGGATCCGGGCCCCGCGGGTCCGGGCGCCGGGCACGGGACATGCCCACGGCCACCCACGGGCGAGGCGTCGACGTCGCTCGCCGCCGACGTCACCGGCGACGGCTGTGACGAACGCGTGCTGTGGGACGGCGAACGCCTCGAGGTCCGCAGCGCCGAGGACGCATGGACCTTCGAGCTCTCCGCTCCCGACCAGGATCTCCTGGTGGGCGACTGGAACTGCGACGGCTCCGCCACCCCGGGGCTCTACGCACCTGCGACCGGCCGGATCCTGCTGTTCGACCGTTGGCCGGCGGCGGACGAGCAGGCGCAACCCGCGCGGACCCGCGAGGCGGGCGTGATCCACGGCGCGCCGCGAGTGAGCACCGATTCACAGGGGTGCGACCGCATCGAGGTCAGCCGACGTCGCCCCTCGTGA
- the rpsF gene encoding 30S ribosomal protein S6 — translation MHTYELMIISHGSLAEDTVQSVIDRFQKLVGDLGGSVDRVDHWGKREFAYEIDHMREGYYTVLDIQLPGDQLAELERQLHIADEVVRHKAIRPDLRTKKVG, via the coding sequence ATGCACACCTATGAGCTCATGATCATCTCGCACGGCAGCCTCGCCGAGGACACCGTGCAGAGCGTCATCGATCGCTTCCAGAAGCTGGTCGGCGACCTCGGCGGGAGCGTCGATCGGGTCGATCACTGGGGCAAACGCGAGTTCGCCTACGAGATCGACCACATGCGCGAGGGCTACTACACCGTCCTCGACATCCAGCTCCCCGGCGACCAGCTCGCCGAGCTCGAGCGCCAGCTGCACATCGCCGACGAAGTCGTGCGCCACAAGGCCATCCGCCCGGACCTCCGGACGAAGAAGGTCGGCTGA